In the genome of Montipora foliosa isolate CH-2021 chromosome 3, ASM3666993v2, whole genome shotgun sequence, one region contains:
- the LOC137995001 gene encoding melanopsin-B-like: METASEVPFIISASTHHAISVFYFLLGIISFCLNSIVILTFLLDRSLLFPANLIILSIAISDWLMSVIPDMMGGVANAFNNIPFTDRSCRVFAFVTTLLGLTNMLHHAAFALDRYMVISRPLKANHSFKRITGIVAFLWCFSLAWSLFPLVGWSAYVREAGNIACSVKWKSDNSSNISYIVGLFIFFYFVPLAIIIYCYTFMFKSVRYMTKNAQKIWGTRSAATLETVQASWKMAKIGLIMVVGFFAAWTPYAIVSFMAAFGFAEDIPTVAEIVPSIFAKTSSAYNPIIYFFTYKSFRESLLKVWRRYRNRNTVMPLNHSSVPAFVVSTRFSQASNLPFETTSIRNISL, translated from the coding sequence ATGGAGACAGCGTCGGAGGTGCCGTTTATCATCAGTGCATCAACTCATCACGCTATTTCTGTTTTTTACTTCCTTCTAGGCATCATTTCATTCTGTCTCAACTCAATCGTTATCTTGACTTTTCTTTTGGACCGATCCCTTCTTTTTCCCGCAAACCTCATTATCCTGAGCATAGccatttctgattggctaatgaGTGTGATACCGGACATGATGGGAGGTGTTGCTAACGCATTTAACAATATTCCGTTCACTGACAGGTCTTGCCGAGTCTTCGCCTTCGTAACAACATTACTGGGCCTCACCAACATGCTTCATCACGCTGCCTTCGCTTTGGACAGATATATGGTGATTTCACGGCCATTGAAGGCCAATCACTCATTCAAACGCATCACCGGAATTGTGGCGTTTTTGTGGTGTTTTTCTCTTGCATGGAGCCTGTTTCCTTTAGTTGGTTGGTCGGCGTACGTGCGAGAAGCTGGCAACATTGCCTGCTCCGTGAAATGGAAATCGGACAACTCAAGCAATATTTCCTACATAGTTGGTTTGTTCATCTTCTTTTACTTTGTTCCTCTGGCCATAATTATTTACTGCTACACTTTCATGTTTAAGAGCGTTAGATACATGACAAAGAATGCTCAAAAGATCTGGGGCACTAGGTCGGCAGCCACTCTGGAAACCGTTCAAGCTTCATGGAAGATGGCAAAAATCGGCCTTATCATGGTTGTTGGGTTTTTCGCAGCTTGGACGCCGTACGCTATCGTGTCATTCATGGCAGCCTTCGGTTTTGCCGAAGATATCCCGACTGTTGCAGAAATCGTGCCTTCGATATTCGCAAAAACTTCATCGGCGTATAACCCAATTATCTACTTCTTCACTTACAAATCATTTCGCGAAAGCTTGCTAAAAGTATGGCGACGATACCGTAACCGAAACACCGTTATGCCGTTGAATCATTCCAGTGTACCAGCATTCGTGGTCTCCACCAGATTTTCTCAGGCTTCAAATCTCCCTTTTGAGACTACATCAATTAGGAATATTTCCTTGTGA